In one Pseudomonas sp. 31-12 genomic region, the following are encoded:
- the cysD gene encoding sulfate adenylyltransferase subunit CysD: MVDKLTHLKQLEAESIHIIREVAAEFDNPVMLYSVGKDSAVMLHLARKAFFPGKLPFPVMHVDTRWKFKEMYAFRDRMVEDLGLDLIVHVNPDGVAQGINPLTHGSAKHTDIMKTEGLKQALDKYGFDAAFGGARRDEEKSRAKERVYSFRDTKHRWDPKNQRPELWNVYNGNVNKGESIRVFPLSNWTELDIWQYIYLEGIPIVPLYFAAERDVIEMNGTWIMIDDERLLNHLSDEDKARIVKKKVRFRTLGDYPLTGAVESEATSLTDIIQEMLLTRTSERQGRVIDHDGAGSMEEKKRQGYF; encoded by the coding sequence ATGGTCGACAAACTGACGCATCTGAAACAGCTGGAGGCCGAAAGCATCCACATCATCCGCGAGGTCGCCGCCGAGTTCGATAACCCGGTGATGCTGTACTCCGTCGGTAAAGACTCCGCCGTGATGCTGCACCTTGCGCGCAAGGCATTCTTCCCGGGCAAACTGCCGTTCCCGGTGATGCACGTCGACACCCGGTGGAAGTTCAAGGAAATGTACGCGTTCCGCGACCGCATGGTCGAAGATCTCGGCCTGGACCTCATCGTGCACGTGAACCCTGATGGCGTCGCGCAGGGCATCAACCCGCTGACCCACGGCAGTGCCAAGCACACCGACATCATGAAAACCGAAGGCCTGAAACAAGCCCTCGACAAGTATGGTTTCGATGCCGCTTTCGGTGGTGCTCGCCGCGACGAAGAGAAGTCCCGTGCCAAAGAGCGCGTGTATTCCTTCCGCGATACCAAGCACCGCTGGGACCCGAAAAACCAGCGCCCGGAACTGTGGAACGTCTATAACGGCAACGTCAACAAGGGCGAATCCATTCGTGTATTCCCGTTGTCGAACTGGACCGAACTGGATATCTGGCAGTACATCTACCTTGAAGGCATCCCGATCGTGCCGCTGTATTTCGCCGCCGAGCGCGACGTTATCGAGATGAATGGCACCTGGATCATGATCGACGACGAACGCCTGCTCAATCACCTGAGCGATGAAGACAAGGCGCGCATCGTCAAGAAGAAGGTCCGCTTCCGTACGCTCGGCGACTACCCGCTGACCGGTGCGGTCGAGTCCGAGGCCACCAGCCTGACCGACATCATTCAGGAAATGCTCCTGACGCGAACTTCCGAACGCCAGGGCCGGGTCATCGACCACGATGGCGCAGGCTCGATGGAAGAAAAGAAACGTCAGGGTTATTTCTAA
- the cysN gene encoding sulfate adenylyltransferase subunit CysN, whose protein sequence is MSHASDLISEDILAYLGQHERKEMLRFLTCGNVDDGKSTLIGRLLHDSKMIYEDHLEAITRDSKKVGTTGEDIDLALLVDGLQAEREQGITIDVAYRYFSTAKRKFIIADTPGHEQYTRNMATGASTCDLAIILVDARYGVQTQTRRHSFIASLLGIKHIVVAINKMDLNGFDETVFESIKADYLKFAEGIAFKPTTMAFVPMSALKGDNVVNKSERSPWYTGQSLMEILETVEIANDRNYTDLRFPVQYVNRPNLNFRGFAGTLASGVVHKGDEVVVLPSGKSSRVKSIVTFEGELEHAGPGQAVTLTMEDEIDISRGDLLVHADNLPQVTDAFDAMLVWMAEEPMLPGKKYDIKRATSYVPGSITSIVNRVDVNTLEEGPASALQLNEIGRVKVSLDAAIALDGYASNRTTGSFIVIDRLTNGTVAAGMIIAQPLAHGSNTHHGKLAHVATEERAQRFGQQPATVLFSGLSGAGKSTLAYAVERKLFDMGRAVFVLDGQNLRHDLNKGLPQDRAGRTENWRRAAHVARQFNEAGLLTLAAFVAPSAEGREQARELIGKERLLTVYVQASPTVCAERDPQGLYAAAGDNIPGDSFPYDVPLDADLVVDTQSLSLEESVKQVLDLLRQRGAI, encoded by the coding sequence ATGTCGCACGCATCTGATTTGATCAGCGAGGACATCCTCGCCTACCTGGGCCAGCACGAACGCAAGGAAATGCTGCGCTTTCTGACCTGTGGCAACGTCGACGACGGCAAGAGCACCCTGATCGGGCGCCTGCTGCACGACTCCAAGATGATCTACGAAGATCACCTGGAAGCCATCACCCGCGACTCGAAAAAAGTCGGCACCACCGGCGAAGACATCGACCTGGCATTGCTGGTCGACGGCCTGCAGGCCGAGCGTGAGCAGGGCATCACCATTGATGTCGCTTACCGCTATTTCTCTACCGCCAAGCGCAAATTCATCATCGCCGACACCCCTGGCCATGAGCAGTACACCCGCAACATGGCCACCGGTGCGTCCACCTGTGACCTGGCGATCATCCTGGTCGACGCCCGCTACGGCGTGCAGACCCAAACCCGTCGCCACAGCTTCATCGCCTCGTTGCTCGGCATCAAGCACATCGTGGTCGCCATCAACAAGATGGACCTCAATGGCTTCGACGAAACCGTGTTCGAGTCGATCAAGGCCGATTACCTGAAGTTCGCCGAAGGCATCGCGTTCAAGCCGACCACCATGGCGTTTGTGCCGATGTCGGCATTGAAAGGCGACAACGTGGTGAACAAGTCCGAGCGCTCGCCGTGGTACACCGGCCAGTCGCTGATGGAAATTCTCGAGACCGTCGAGATCGCCAACGACCGCAACTACACCGACCTGCGTTTCCCGGTGCAGTACGTCAACCGTCCGAACCTGAACTTCCGCGGTTTCGCCGGCACCCTGGCCAGCGGCGTCGTGCACAAGGGCGACGAAGTCGTCGTGCTGCCGTCGGGCAAGAGCAGCCGCGTGAAATCCATCGTCACCTTCGAAGGTGAGCTGGAGCATGCAGGTCCTGGTCAAGCGGTGACGCTGACCATGGAAGACGAGATCGACATCTCTCGCGGCGACTTGCTGGTGCACGCCGACAACCTGCCGCAAGTGACCGACGCCTTCGACGCCATGCTGGTGTGGATGGCCGAAGAGCCGATGCTGCCGGGCAAGAAATACGACATCAAACGCGCCACCAGTTATGTGCCGGGTTCGATCACCAGCATCGTCAACCGCGTTGACGTGAACACGCTGGAAGAAGGTCCTGCCAGCGCGTTGCAACTGAACGAGATTGGTCGGGTCAAGGTCAGCCTCGACGCTGCGATCGCACTGGACGGTTACGCGAGCAACCGCACCACCGGTTCGTTCATCGTCATCGATCGTTTGACCAATGGCACCGTTGCCGCCGGCATGATCATCGCTCAGCCGTTGGCGCATGGCAGCAACACGCACCACGGCAAACTGGCGCACGTGGCGACCGAAGAACGCGCCCAGCGTTTCGGTCAGCAACCGGCCACCGTGTTGTTCAGCGGCTTGTCGGGCGCGGGCAAAAGCACCTTGGCTTACGCGGTTGAGCGCAAGTTGTTCGACATGGGCCGTGCGGTGTTTGTGCTCGATGGCCAGAACCTGCGTCACGACCTGAACAAAGGTCTGCCACAGGATCGCGCCGGGCGTACCGAGAACTGGCGCCGTGCGGCGCACGTTGCGCGTCAGTTCAACGAAGCGGGTCTGCTGACACTGGCAGCCTTCGTTGCGCCGAGTGCCGAAGGTCGTGAGCAAGCCAGGGAACTGATCGGCAAGGAGCGTCTGCTGACGGTCTACGTCCAGGCCTCGCCGACGGTCTGTGCCGAGCGTGACCCACAAGGCCTGTACGCGGCGGCCGGGGATAACATCCCGGGCGATTCCTTCCCGTACGACGTGCCGCTGGACGCCGACCTCGTGGTCGACACCCAGTCGCTGTCGCTGGAAGAAAGCGTCAAGCAAGTGCTGGATCTGCTGCGTCAGCGTGGCGCGATCTAA
- a CDS encoding acyltransferase — MLAFLPAAVRGVIASLLLALNTILLCSFLFCVAIFKVLPFALTQRFTLWLMSHTHEAWISNNKAWMNLVCRTRWHLSGLQGLDYQHSYLITSNHQSWVDIMVLQYVLNRRIQPLKFFLKQELIWVPVIGLAWWTLGFPFMKRYSKAYLEKYPEKKGKDLETTRKTCDKFRNNPVGIFNFVEGTRFTEGKHAQQKSPFKYLLKPKAGGIAFVLDAMGEQLEAIVNVTIHYPAGRPGYWDLLCGNVEEVVVHFQELKIPPQFIGKNYDQDGEYRLQFQGWINQLWEDKDALLAQMHREYPDKH; from the coding sequence ATGCTGGCTTTTCTACCTGCCGCCGTGCGCGGCGTGATTGCATCGTTGTTGCTGGCGTTGAATACCATTCTGTTGTGCTCGTTCCTCTTCTGCGTGGCGATCTTCAAGGTATTGCCCTTTGCCCTCACCCAGCGTTTCACGCTCTGGTTGATGAGCCATACCCATGAAGCCTGGATCAGCAACAACAAGGCCTGGATGAACCTGGTCTGCCGCACCCGCTGGCACCTCAGCGGCCTGCAAGGCCTGGACTATCAGCACTCGTACCTGATCACCAGCAACCATCAGAGCTGGGTCGACATCATGGTGTTGCAGTACGTGCTCAACCGGCGCATCCAGCCGCTGAAGTTCTTCCTCAAACAGGAACTGATCTGGGTGCCGGTGATTGGCCTGGCCTGGTGGACGCTCGGTTTTCCGTTCATGAAACGCTACTCCAAGGCTTATCTGGAGAAGTACCCGGAGAAGAAAGGCAAGGACCTGGAGACCACCCGCAAGACCTGCGACAAGTTCCGTAACAACCCGGTGGGGATCTTCAACTTTGTCGAAGGCACGCGCTTTACTGAAGGCAAGCATGCGCAGCAGAAATCACCGTTCAAGTACCTGCTCAAACCCAAAGCCGGCGGCATTGCGTTTGTGCTGGATGCCATGGGGGAGCAGCTGGAAGCCATCGTCAACGTGACCATTCATTATCCGGCCGGGCGTCCCGGGTATTGGGATTTGCTCTGTGGGAATGTGGAAGAGGTGGTGGTGCATTTTCAGGAACTGAAGATTCCGCCGCAATTTATTGGCAAGAATTACGACCAGGATGGGGAGTATCGACTGCAATTTCAGGGCTGGATCAATCAGCTGTGGGAAGACAAGGATGCGTTGCTTGCGCAGATGCACCGCGAATATCCCGATAAACACTGA
- the pta gene encoding phosphate acetyltransferase, with protein sequence MQTFFIAPTDFGVGLTSISLGLVRTLERAGLKVGFFKPIAQPHPGDTGPERSTELVARTHGLKPPQPLGLAHVERMLGDGQLDELLEEIITLYQQAAVGKDVLIVEGMVPTRSASYAARVNLHLAKSLDAEVILVSAPENEVLTELSGRVELQAQLFGGPKDPKVLGVILNKVKTDESMEAFASRLKEHSPLLRSGDFRLLGCIPFQPELNAPRTRDVADLMGAQILNAGDYETRRMTKIIICARTMRNTVELLKPGVLVVTPGDRDDIILAVSLAAMNGVPLAGLLLTSDTLPDPRIMDLCRGALQAGLPVLSVSTGSYDTANQLNGLNKEIPIDDRERAEIITDFVASHLDANWLHQRCGTPREMRLSPAVFRYQLIQRAQAANKRIVLPEGSEPLTVQAAAICQARGIARCVLLAKPEDVEAVARAQGIELPPGLEILDPDLIRERYVEPMVALRKSKSLNAPMAEQQLEDTVVIGTMMLALDEVDGLVSGVIHSTANTIRPALQLIKTAPGCTLVSSVFFMLFPEEVLVYGDCVMNPHPSASELAEIALQSADSAAAFGITPRVAMISYSSGESASGEEVEKVREATLLAHEQQNSLLIDGPLQYDAAANETVARQLAPNSQVAGRATVFVFPDLNTGNTTHKAVQRSADCVSLGPMLQGLRKPVNDLPRGAQVDDIVYTIALTAIQAANRPMDL encoded by the coding sequence ATGCAAACTTTTTTTATCGCGCCCACCGATTTTGGTGTGGGTCTGACCTCCATCAGCCTCGGGCTGGTGCGTACCCTTGAACGGGCCGGCCTCAAAGTCGGCTTTTTCAAACCGATTGCCCAGCCGCATCCGGGCGACACCGGCCCGGAGCGTTCCACCGAACTGGTGGCGCGCACCCACGGCCTGAAACCGCCACAGCCACTCGGCTTGGCCCATGTCGAGCGCATGCTCGGCGACGGTCAACTGGATGAGCTGCTCGAAGAAATCATCACCCTGTATCAGCAAGCCGCCGTCGGCAAGGACGTGCTGATCGTCGAAGGTATGGTCCCGACCCGCAGCGCCAGTTACGCCGCGCGAGTCAATCTGCATCTGGCCAAGAGCCTGGATGCCGAAGTGATCCTGGTCTCGGCGCCGGAAAACGAAGTGCTGACCGAACTGTCTGGCCGGGTGGAATTGCAGGCGCAACTGTTTGGCGGTCCAAAAGACCCGAAAGTCCTCGGCGTGATCCTCAACAAGGTCAAGACCGACGAAAGCATGGAGGCTTTCGCCTCGCGCCTGAAGGAGCATTCGCCGTTGCTGCGTAGCGGTGATTTCCGCTTGCTCGGCTGCATTCCATTCCAGCCGGAACTGAACGCACCACGCACCCGCGACGTGGCCGACCTGATGGGCGCGCAGATTCTCAATGCTGGCGATTACGAAACCCGGCGCATGACCAAGATCATCATCTGTGCCCGCACCATGCGCAACACCGTGGAGCTGCTCAAGCCCGGCGTGCTGGTGGTGACCCCGGGCGATCGCGACGACATCATCCTCGCCGTCAGCCTCGCCGCCATGAACGGCGTGCCGCTGGCCGGCCTGTTGCTGACCAGCGACACCCTGCCCGACCCGCGCATCATGGACCTGTGCCGTGGCGCATTGCAGGCAGGCTTGCCGGTGTTGTCGGTGAGCACCGGCTCCTATGACACTGCCAACCAGTTGAACGGTCTGAACAAGGAAATCCCGATCGACGACCGCGAGCGCGCGGAGATCATCACCGACTTCGTCGCCAGCCACCTCGATGCCAACTGGCTGCACCAGCGTTGCGGTACTCCGCGTGAGATGCGCCTGTCGCCAGCGGTGTTCCGTTATCAATTGATCCAGCGCGCCCAGGCCGCCAACAAACGCATCGTTCTGCCAGAAGGCAGCGAGCCACTGACCGTGCAAGCGGCGGCGATCTGCCAGGCCCGTGGCATCGCTCGCTGCGTGTTGCTGGCGAAACCGGAAGACGTCGAAGCCGTGGCCCGCGCTCAAGGCATCGAACTGCCGCCGGGGCTGGAGATTCTCGACCCGGACCTGATCCGCGAACGCTACGTCGAGCCGATGGTCGCCCTGCGCAAAAGCAAAAGCCTCAACGCGCCGATGGCCGAGCAGCAACTGGAAGACACCGTGGTGATCGGCACCATGATGCTGGCGCTGGATGAAGTCGACGGCCTCGTCTCCGGCGTCATCCACTCCACCGCCAACACCATCCGCCCTGCCCTGCAGCTGATCAAAACGGCGCCGGGCTGCACGCTGGTGTCGTCGGTATTCTTCATGCTGTTTCCCGAAGAAGTGCTGGTCTACGGCGACTGCGTGATGAACCCGCACCCGAGCGCCAGCGAACTGGCCGAGATCGCCCTGCAAAGCGCGGACTCGGCAGCGGCATTCGGCATCACCCCGCGCGTGGCGATGATCAGCTACTCCAGCGGTGAATCGGCCAGCGGCGAAGAAGTCGAGAAAGTTCGCGAAGCGACGTTGCTCGCCCACGAACAGCAGAACTCGCTGCTGATCGACGGCCCGTTGCAGTACGACGCCGCCGCCAACGAAACCGTGGCCCGGCAACTGGCGCCGAACAGCCAGGTCGCCGGTCGCGCCACGGTGTTCGTGTTCCCCGACCTGAACACCGGCAACACCACGCACAAAGCCGTGCAGCGCAGTGCCGATTGCGTCAGCCTCGGGCCGATGCTGCAAGGCCTGCGCAAACCGGTAAACGACCTGCCGCGCGGCGCGCAAGTCGATGACATCGTGTACACCATCGCACTGACCGCGATTCAAGCTGCCAACCGACCTATGGATCTTTAA
- a CDS encoding DUF3565 domain-containing protein gives METALLAAISMGRDLLHKNEERPSLAKQSSESEHNPDRRIAVKGSTVTGFHQDEDGHWVAELSCGHTQHLRHQPPWQSRAWVLDPAQRIEKIGQPFDCGWCAQGSVSDNLGD, from the coding sequence ATGGAGACAGCCTTATTGGCGGCGATCAGCATGGGGCGAGACCTTTTGCATAAGAATGAAGAAAGGCCAAGTTTAGCGAAGCAATCGTCCGAAAGCGAACACAACCCGGACAGACGGATCGCGGTGAAAGGCTCGACGGTCACAGGTTTCCATCAGGATGAGGACGGGCATTGGGTGGCCGAGCTTTCCTGCGGCCACACCCAGCACCTGCGTCACCAGCCACCGTGGCAATCGCGCGCCTGGGTCCTGGACCCCGCGCAACGCATTGAAAAAATAGGCCAGCCCTTTGATTGCGGTTGGTGCGCACAAGGCTCGGTTAGCGATAACCTTGGCGACTGA
- a CDS encoding peptidylprolyl isomerase → MLIAANKAVSIDYTLTNDAGEVIDSSAGGAPLVYLQGAGNIIPGLEKALEGKAVGDELTVAVEPEDAYGEYAAELVSTLSRSMFEGVDELEVGMQFHASAPDGQMQIVTIRDLDGDDVTVDGNHPLAGQRLNFQVKIIDIRDASQEEIAHGHVHGEGGHHH, encoded by the coding sequence ATGCTGATCGCCGCCAATAAGGCTGTCTCCATCGACTATACCCTGACCAACGACGCTGGTGAGGTCATCGACAGCTCCGCCGGCGGCGCGCCGCTGGTCTACCTGCAAGGCGCAGGTAACATCATCCCGGGCCTGGAAAAGGCACTGGAAGGCAAAGCAGTCGGCGACGAGCTGACCGTAGCCGTTGAACCTGAAGATGCCTACGGCGAATACGCTGCCGAACTGGTCAGCACCCTGAGCCGCAGCATGTTCGAAGGCGTCGACGAACTGGAAGTGGGCATGCAGTTCCACGCTTCCGCGCCGGACGGCCAGATGCAGATCGTTACCATCCGCGATCTGGACGGCGACGACGTTACTGTCGACGGCAACCACCCGTTGGCCGGTCAGCGCCTGAATTTCCAGGTCAAGATCATCGACATCCGTGACGCCAGCCAGGAAGAAATCGCTCATGGTCACGTCCATGGCGAAGGTGGCCATCACCACTGA
- a CDS encoding glutathione peroxidase encodes MSAFHDLKLTALDGQELPLAPLKGQVVLVVNVASKCGLTPQYAALENLYQQYKDKGFSVLGLPCNQFAGQEPGTEQEIQDFCSLNYGVSFPLSSKLEVNGHDRHQLYRLLAGEGAEFPGDITWNFEKFLLGKDGRVLARFSPRTPPDDPTVIAAIEKALS; translated from the coding sequence ATGAGTGCTTTTCACGACCTTAAATTGACAGCCCTGGATGGTCAGGAGCTACCGCTGGCACCCCTCAAGGGGCAAGTCGTGCTTGTGGTCAACGTCGCCTCCAAATGTGGCTTGACCCCACAGTACGCGGCGCTGGAAAACCTCTACCAGCAATACAAGGACAAAGGCTTCAGCGTGCTGGGTCTGCCGTGCAACCAGTTTGCCGGGCAGGAACCGGGCACCGAGCAAGAAATCCAGGATTTCTGCAGCCTCAACTATGGCGTGAGCTTTCCGTTGTCCAGCAAGCTGGAAGTCAACGGTCACGATCGTCATCAGTTGTACCGTTTGCTGGCGGGCGAGGGTGCGGAGTTTCCGGGGGATATCACCTGGAACTTCGAGAAATTCCTGCTGGGCAAAGACGGGCGTGTGTTGGCGCGGTTCTCGCCGCGTACGCCGCCGGATGATCCGACGGTCATCGCGGCGATTGAAAAAGCGCTGAGCTGA
- a CDS encoding NADH:flavin oxidoreductase, translating to MPVKALFKPFHLGTLELPTRVVMAPMTRSFSPGGVPNSKVIEYYRRRAAAGVGLIITEGTTVGHKASNGYPNVPHFYGEAALAGWKKVVDAVHAEGGKIVPQLWHVGSVRRIGTEPDASVPGYGPSEKLKDGQVVVHGMTKQDIQDVIAAFAQAAKDAQSIGMDGVEIHGAHGYLVDQFFWEGSNQRTDEYGGSLANRSRFAIELIQAVRAAVGEGFPIIFRFSQWKQQDYTARLVQTPEALGEFLKPLSDAGVDIFHCSTRRFWEPEFDGSELNLAGWTRKLTGKPTITVGSVGLDGEFLQFMVNTDKIAQPASLEKLLERLNNDEFDLVAVGRALLVDPDWAQKVREGREEDILPFSREALMTLV from the coding sequence ATGCCAGTCAAAGCCTTGTTCAAACCGTTCCACCTCGGCACCCTCGAACTGCCGACCCGCGTCGTCATGGCGCCGATGACCCGCTCGTTTTCACCGGGCGGCGTTCCCAATTCCAAAGTGATCGAGTACTACCGTCGTCGCGCTGCCGCCGGCGTCGGCCTGATCATCACCGAAGGCACCACCGTCGGGCACAAGGCCTCCAACGGCTACCCGAACGTGCCGCATTTCTACGGTGAAGCTGCGCTGGCCGGCTGGAAGAAAGTGGTCGACGCGGTCCACGCCGAGGGCGGCAAGATCGTGCCTCAGCTTTGGCACGTGGGTAGCGTGCGTCGCATCGGCACCGAGCCGGATGCCAGCGTGCCGGGTTACGGTCCGTCGGAAAAACTGAAGGACGGTCAAGTCGTAGTGCACGGCATGACTAAACAAGACATCCAGGACGTGATCGCCGCATTCGCCCAAGCCGCTAAAGACGCTCAAAGCATCGGCATGGACGGTGTGGAAATCCACGGCGCCCATGGCTACCTCGTGGACCAGTTCTTCTGGGAAGGCAGTAACCAGCGCACCGACGAATACGGTGGCAGCCTGGCCAACCGTTCGCGTTTTGCCATTGAATTGATTCAGGCCGTGCGTGCAGCGGTCGGCGAAGGTTTCCCGATCATCTTCCGTTTCTCGCAGTGGAAGCAGCAGGATTACACCGCGCGTCTGGTGCAAACCCCGGAAGCGCTGGGTGAATTCCTCAAGCCGCTGTCCGACGCTGGCGTGGACATTTTCCACTGCTCGACGCGTCGTTTCTGGGAGCCGGAGTTCGACGGTTCCGAGCTGAACCTGGCTGGCTGGACCCGCAAGCTGACGGGCAAGCCGACCATCACCGTGGGCAGCGTTGGCCTGGATGGCGAGTTCCTGCAGTTCATGGTCAACACTGACAAGATCGCGCAGCCGGCCAGCCTGGAAAAACTGCTGGAGCGGTTGAACAACGATGAATTCGATCTGGTGGCGGTAGGGCGTGCATTGCTGGTCGACCCGGACTGGGCGCAGAAAGTGCGTGAGGGTCGCGAGGAAGACATCCTGCCGTTCAGCCGTGAGGCGTTGATGACGCTGGTTTAA
- a CDS encoding glycosyltransferase family 1 protein — protein sequence MASADTEVMTTTLHITLITETFPPEINGVANTLGRLCDGLRARGHQVELVRPRQGCDQLAASSDELLLCRGWPLPGYPGLQWGQSSMHKLLRRWKRHRPDVLYIATEGPLGLSALRAARRLGISVVSGFHTNFQQYSSQYGLGLLSRLLTHYLRWFHNRSTLTLVPSISQQLELERRHFERLALLSRGVDSQLFHPVKRQQSLREQWGLAEKDIAVIHVGRLAQEKNLGLLKRCFDALKATYPQRKLKLIVVGDGPQRSVLEKELPDAIFCGSQRGEALASHYASADVFLFPSLTETFGNVVLEALASGLGVVAYDQAAAAQHIRHGYNGVLAMPGDEEAFCDAATWLLEERETLRCVRLNARQHASRQGWAAIIEQFEGQLRGACVGEQVVPNAPTLPRA from the coding sequence ATGGCCTCAGCCGACACTGAGGTCATGACGACAACTCTGCATATCACCCTGATCACCGAAACCTTCCCTCCCGAAATCAACGGCGTGGCCAATACCCTCGGCCGCTTGTGTGATGGCTTGCGCGCGCGCGGGCACCAGGTCGAGCTGGTGCGGCCGCGTCAGGGCTGCGATCAGTTGGCGGCCAGCAGCGATGAGTTGTTGCTGTGTCGCGGCTGGCCGCTGCCGGGGTATCCGGGGCTGCAATGGGGTCAGTCGTCGATGCACAAGCTGCTGCGGCGATGGAAGCGTCATCGCCCGGACGTGCTCTACATCGCCACGGAGGGACCGCTGGGATTGTCGGCATTGCGTGCCGCGCGTCGCCTGGGGATTTCAGTAGTCAGCGGTTTTCACACCAATTTCCAGCAGTATTCCAGCCAGTACGGGCTCGGCTTGCTGTCGCGTTTGCTGACCCATTACCTGCGCTGGTTTCACAATCGTTCGACGCTGACGCTGGTGCCCAGCATCAGCCAGCAACTGGAACTGGAGCGGCGGCATTTCGAACGTCTGGCGTTGCTGTCCCGAGGGGTCGACAGCCAATTGTTTCATCCGGTCAAACGCCAGCAATCGCTACGCGAACAGTGGGGCCTGGCCGAAAAGGACATCGCGGTAATCCATGTAGGACGGTTGGCGCAGGAGAAAAATCTTGGCTTGCTCAAGCGCTGTTTCGACGCACTGAAAGCCACTTATCCACAGCGCAAGCTGAAATTGATCGTGGTCGGCGACGGACCGCAGCGAAGTGTTTTGGAGAAGGAACTGCCCGACGCGATTTTCTGCGGCTCACAACGTGGCGAAGCGTTGGCCAGCCACTATGCGTCGGCGGATGTATTTCTGTTTCCGAGCCTGACCGAAACCTTCGGCAATGTGGTGCTTGAAGCGCTGGCCTCGGGATTGGGCGTGGTGGCCTACGATCAGGCGGCAGCAGCCCAGCATATTCGCCATGGCTACAACGGCGTGCTGGCGATGCCGGGGGATGAAGAGGCGTTCTGCGATGCCGCGACGTGGTTGTTGGAGGAGCGCGAAACGTTGCGTTGCGTGCGGCTCAATGCGCGCCAGCATGCGAGTCGCCAGGGCTGGGCGGCAATTATCGAGCAGTTTGAGGGGCAGTTGCGGGGGGCTTGTGTGGGGGAGCAGGTGGTGCCAAATGCACCAACCTTGCCCCGAGCCTAG
- the cysZ gene encoding sulfate transporter CysZ: MPAPVLSGPQYLREGLKLVLSPSLRLFVLLPLVINLVLFVGLIYLASHQFSLWVDTLMPSLPDWLSFLSYVLWPIFVVLVVLMVFFTFTMLANVIAAPFNGFLAEKVEVVVRGTDDFPAFSWGELIAMIPRTLSREMRKLGYFLPRAIGLFILSFIPVVNIIAAPLWLLFGVWMMAIQYIDYPADNHKLGWNEMLAWLREKRWQSMSFGGIVYLVLLIPVVNILMMPAAVAGATLFWVRERGAENLVTQR; encoded by the coding sequence ATGCCCGCCCCCGTTCTGTCCGGCCCGCAATACCTGCGCGAAGGTCTCAAGCTGGTCCTGAGCCCCAGCCTGCGTTTGTTCGTGTTGTTGCCCTTGGTGATCAACCTCGTGCTGTTCGTCGGATTGATCTACCTGGCCAGCCATCAGTTCAGCCTGTGGGTCGATACGCTGATGCCGTCCCTGCCCGACTGGCTGAGTTTTCTCAGTTACGTCCTCTGGCCGATTTTTGTCGTGCTGGTGGTTCTGATGGTGTTTTTCACCTTCACCATGCTCGCCAACGTCATCGCCGCACCGTTCAACGGCTTCCTCGCGGAGAAAGTCGAAGTGGTGGTGCGCGGCACCGATGACTTCCCGGCTTTCAGCTGGGGTGAACTGATCGCCATGATCCCGCGCACCCTGTCCCGGGAAATGCGCAAACTCGGTTACTTCCTGCCGCGAGCGATCGGGTTGTTCATTCTCTCGTTCATCCCCGTGGTGAACATCATTGCTGCGCCATTGTGGCTGCTATTCGGGGTGTGGATGATGGCGATCCAGTACATTGACTACCCCGCGGACAACCACAAACTCGGCTGGAACGAAATGCTCGCCTGGCTGCGCGAGAAGCGCTGGCAGAGCATGAGTTTTGGCGGGATCGTGTATCTGGTGCTGCTGATTCCGGTGGTCAATATTCTGATGATGCCGGCGGCGGTGGCCGGGGCGACATTGTTCTGGGTGCGGGAGCGTGGCGCAGAGAATCTGGTGACCCAACGCTGA